DNA from Corallococcus soli:
AAATACTGGAATTGGATTGTAACGTTCGGCGAAACCACGAAGGGTTCGCACATCAACACGTTCCGCAAGGAGCTGGTCGCCGAGCTGACAAAAAAGACGAAGTCCCGGCCCAGACTGGGCAAGACAACCTGACACACCTCAGGCCCAACCTCATGAGCTTTCGACCCTGGCTTTCGGACGACGAGAATGACGCGTATGCATGGATCACCTATGCGCCCAGCGCGTTGAGGAAAGAGCCCAAGGAGTACGAACTGCACAAGGGCATTACAGTGCAGCACTGGTATCCAGTGAATGTGACCTTCCCGCTGGCGGAGGACCGAGGTCTTGAACTCACGGACTCCATCCCCAACACCCTCGGCCTCATCATCGTGTCGGAGCGACTGAAACGGTTCCTGGAGGCGAACGCAGGAGCCCACATGGAGTTCCTCCCTGCCCGTCTTCTCGATCAAAAGGACCGGCTCGTTCCGGAGCCCTACTTCATCCTGAACCTGCTGGAAGTCGTGGAGTGCGTCGATCTTGAGAAGTCGCAGTACGAACGCTCAGCGATAATTCCCTCATTCATTGCCTGGTTCTCGCTCCTGGTCGTGGATCCGGCACGGATTCCCCCGGAAGCGAAGCTCTTCCGGCTCAAGGAGAAGCCCAACCTCATCCTGATTCGAGAGGACCTCGCCCAGGTGCTCGTCAATGAGGACTACACGGGCATGATGTTCCTGGACTTGGAGGAGTACGGCAGGGAATGGGGACGGACCTGAGCGTGAGAGACCCGGGAGCATGATCCATCACGAAACCAACGCGCTCGAAGCCATCCGGGTCCTGACGCTTGAGGTCGAAAGCGGGCCGCTCCCCGTAGAGGAGCGCGAGCGCATCCTCTTCCACCTGTCGCGGCATTGCCGCATCGCCGCGCTCAGCGCGCTGCTGGCCCGGGCGGATGTCGTGTCCTTCCGCGAGCGCCTCCGGATGTCTGGAACGTGGCGACTGAACCTCCTGAGTGACCGCGCCACACAGGAGAGGCCCTTCAACCGGTTCACGGGGGCTGCCCAGATCGCTCCACTCTGTGATGCCCTCGCTGCCGGTGCGGACACGGTCGCTCAAGACATCGCGCGCATGTCCGCGTCCGGGTGGCTGACACGCAAGGAGTTCGAGGACGATTTCTACTATGGGCGGCTGCTGGGCGGGTTCGCCCTTCGAGAGCCTGGGTGGGAAACCGCAGCGGATGGCCTGCTGTCCGGTCTCGTCCGCGTCATCGGGGATGAGGGCGCGCCTCGGGTCCGCGTGTGCCGGGCCCTGTTGACCCACGAGTCCGGCGCATTTCTCGACGCCCTGTTGGAACTCCTGGAGCAGCATGGCGCCTGGTTCCGAGCCAGGGCGGGTACCCTGCAATCCCGCGAACCCGCATTCGGGTTGGAACGTTCCGTTTGCGTGGAGGGGCTGGCATTGCTGCACCTCGCCCTGCTCCACGGCTTGTCGATCGACCCGGAAGCGGAATACCCATTGATGCCTGACATTGTCCGAGTGGGCTGAGCCCTCCGGGCGGTATTGCTCCTGACGCGGTTGAACATGGTGGCATCCAGGGCCCTGTCCATGTGCCGTGACTGGTTCGCCCTCGACCTGAAGGCGCACTCCTACGAAGTGCGCGCCTCCTCACCAGACCCGTCCCTATCGGAGACGACATGGGCCGGATTCGCCGTGTCACTGGCGCGCCCGGATGAGGATGCCCAGAGGGCCACTCCCGTGATGAACGTCTGCCTGCCCTGCCCGGCGCCGCATCGACGGGCTCATCCCCTTTGCCCCTGAGCTTCCCGTGGACGCCAGACTTTTGGACCCGCGTCCCAGGCAATAACGGTCATGGGCCTCGTACCCGAGGACGTGACGGCTCGCGCTCAGGGACAGGCGCCCCCGTGAGACGCGAGACGCACGTTGGGTTCCCGCTGTGACTCCAACGTTCCAGGGCGTGCCATGACGGTCCGAAACCCGAAGCGTACCCGCTCCTCCCGTCGTAGCACTCCAGCCCTGCTGTCCCTTGGACTGCTGGGTCTCTCCGGGCCCGCGTGGGCCGCGACTCCCGCCACCTTCGCGGCCCCCGTGGAATCCTCCACGGGCCCGGGCCCGCGCTACGTGGCAGCCGCCGACTTCAACAAGGACGGCGTCCCTGACGTCGCCATCGCGAACATCCCAAACCGCACCCTCGCCATCCAGCTCGGCTCCACGACGGGGATGCTCGCCACCCCGCGGACGGTGGCCCTGCCCACCAGTCTCACCCCGCCCGTCTCCGTCGCCGGTGTCTCGGACTTCAACGGGGATGGCAATCCGGACGTCGCCGTCGTGGGCAACAACGTCGTCGCCGCGTTCTACGGCGACGGCGCGGGCGGCTTCCTGTCCACGCCGCCCGGCCTGGCCCAACTCCCGAGCGAGCCGGCGGCCTTTCGCGGACTCGCCGTCGCCAACCTCGTCGAGAACACGGCGTCCCCGGAGCTGCTGACCTTTTCCCCCACGAACCAGTTCGTCTTCATCGTCACCGCTCCCGGCGCTCCCTTTCCTACCGAACGTCCGGTGCTCCTGTCTCCCAACACCCTGGACATCGCCGTGGCGGACGTCACCGGAGACGGCCACGTCGACATCGTCGGCGTGAATGCCGCCGGCGTCATGGCCATCCAGGCCGGTGATGGCACCGGGAAGTTTCCCTCGCTCGTGAACTCCACCGCGCCCAACTTCGCCGCACGACTCGCGTTGGGGGACGCCACCGGCGACGGCCTCAGGGACCTCATCGTGGCGGGCAACCAGTACGTGTCCGTCACGCCCAGCATGGGCGACAACACCTACGGCTCGTTCATCCGGTCCAACACCACCGTCAACGCCAGGGATATCGCCCTCGCGGACTTCAACCTGGACGGCCTGCTCGACGTGGCCGTGGCCTCTGTTACCGGACCGGACGTCACCGTGCTCATCAACCAGGGCGATGGCACCTTCGCCCAGCCCACCGTCCTCTCCACCAACAGCCCGGCCTCCGACATCGACGTCGCGGACTGGAACGGGGATGGCAGGCCGGACATCGTCGTGACCCGGGAGCAGGCCAACACCGCCGTCGTGTTCCTCAACACGACCGGGGTCGTCGCGGACGTCGCCGTGCGCCTCGTGGCCCGGCCCGTCTTCGACCTCTTCAATCCGTACATCCGCTATGACGTGTCCGTGACGAACAACGGCCCCGAGCCGCTCGACATGGCCACCGTCACCGCGTCGCTGCCCGCCCCGCTGACCGCCTCGTCCGGCCAGTGCACGCCGGGCGCGAGGAGCGCCATCTGCGGCTTCAGCGCCATCGCTCCGGGGGCCACGCAGAGCCGGTCCTTCACCGTCCGCCTGATCCTGTTCACCTTCGGTCTGCCCTACACTGTCACGGCCCGCCGCACGGCCAGCACCCCGACGGACCTCAACCCGGCCAATGACCGGACCTCGCGAAGCTGCATCGTCCTCGGCCCGCTCCTGACCTCCTGCAACTGAGGCCGGGACTGAACCCAGGCGGGGCGGGACCTCCGGGCCCGACGCCGGGTGTCCGCAGCGAGGCCGAACGCGGAGCTGCGCCCGGAACCCGGCAGGTCGAAGCGTTCGTGCAGCACACCGACATGAGGGCTTCGGTCAGCGCGAGGGCGCGCCTGGGAGTAGAACACCCGCCCATGATCAAGCTCCACCAGTTCAACCCTTCTGGGAATTGCTACAAGGTCCGCCTGCTGCTGCATCAGCTCGCGATTCCGTTTGAAACGCGGGAGGTGGATCTCTCCGCGGGAGAGACGCGCACGCCGGAGTTCAAGGCGATGAACCCCATTGCCCGGACCCCCACCGTGGAGCTGGAGCCAGGTGTCTTCCTCGCCGAGTCCAACGCCATCCTCTGGTATTTCGGCGAGGGCACGCCCTTCATCCCCACCGACCGGCTGGAGCGGGCGCGAATGCTCCAGTGGATGTTCTTCGAACAGTACAGTCACGAGCCCTACATCGCCGTGGCTCGTGCGTGGCTCGCCTACTTCGGTGTCCCTCCCGGCAAGGAGAAGGAGCTGGAGGAGCGCATCCAGAAAGGCTACGCCGCGCTCGACGTCATGGAGGGCGAGCTGAGCAAGCGGCCCTTCTTCGCGGGCGAGCACTACAGCCTCGCGGACATCGCGCTGTATGCGTACACGCACGTAGCGGAAGAGGGCCGCTTCGACCTGGGCCGCCATCCCGCCATCCGCGCCTGGTTCGAGCGGGTGCAGGCCCAGCCCCGCCACCTGCGCATCACCGACGTCATCAACGCGCCGTCGGCTTCGCGCTCCTCCCAAGTGAAGCCGGGGCTGTAGGTGGGCAGGTACGCGAGGAAGCGCGGAAGAGAATCCCCAGGTGCTCTGCAAGAAAGCCCCAGCGGTGCTGGGGGCCCGTGGCCGAAATGGTTCGCGCCCGTGCTGCTCATGGCCGCCGTGGGATGCAGCGAGCCACGGCATTCTGCTCCACCCGACGCTCCGCTCGGCGCGTTCAACTTCACGCTGGAGTCGCGGCCGGTCGCCGCGCAGGTGCAA
Protein-coding regions in this window:
- a CDS encoding imm11 family protein, which gives rise to MSFRPWLSDDENDAYAWITYAPSALRKEPKEYELHKGITVQHWYPVNVTFPLAEDRGLELTDSIPNTLGLIIVSERLKRFLEANAGAHMEFLPARLLDQKDRLVPEPYFILNLLEVVECVDLEKSQYERSAIIPSFIAWFSLLVVDPARIPPEAKLFRLKEKPNLILIREDLAQVLVNEDYTGMMFLDLEEYGREWGRT
- a CDS encoding FG-GAP-like repeat-containing protein, giving the protein MESSTGPGPRYVAAADFNKDGVPDVAIANIPNRTLAIQLGSTTGMLATPRTVALPTSLTPPVSVAGVSDFNGDGNPDVAVVGNNVVAAFYGDGAGGFLSTPPGLAQLPSEPAAFRGLAVANLVENTASPELLTFSPTNQFVFIVTAPGAPFPTERPVLLSPNTLDIAVADVTGDGHVDIVGVNAAGVMAIQAGDGTGKFPSLVNSTAPNFAARLALGDATGDGLRDLIVAGNQYVSVTPSMGDNTYGSFIRSNTTVNARDIALADFNLDGLLDVAVASVTGPDVTVLINQGDGTFAQPTVLSTNSPASDIDVADWNGDGRPDIVVTREQANTAVVFLNTTGVVADVAVRLVARPVFDLFNPYIRYDVSVTNNGPEPLDMATVTASLPAPLTASSGQCTPGARSAICGFSAIAPGATQSRSFTVRLILFTFGLPYTVTARRTASTPTDLNPANDRTSRSCIVLGPLLTSCN
- a CDS encoding glutathione S-transferase family protein, with protein sequence MIKLHQFNPSGNCYKVRLLLHQLAIPFETREVDLSAGETRTPEFKAMNPIARTPTVELEPGVFLAESNAILWYFGEGTPFIPTDRLERARMLQWMFFEQYSHEPYIAVARAWLAYFGVPPGKEKELEERIQKGYAALDVMEGELSKRPFFAGEHYSLADIALYAYTHVAEEGRFDLGRHPAIRAWFERVQAQPRHLRITDVINAPSASRSSQVKPGL
- a CDS encoding immunity 49 family protein, translated to MIHHETNALEAIRVLTLEVESGPLPVEERERILFHLSRHCRIAALSALLARADVVSFRERLRMSGTWRLNLLSDRATQERPFNRFTGAAQIAPLCDALAAGADTVAQDIARMSASGWLTRKEFEDDFYYGRLLGGFALREPGWETAADGLLSGLVRVIGDEGAPRVRVCRALLTHESGAFLDALLELLEQHGAWFRARAGTLQSREPAFGLERSVCVEGLALLHLALLHGLSIDPEAEYPLMPDIVRVG